A genome region from Populus alba chromosome 3, ASM523922v2, whole genome shotgun sequence includes the following:
- the LOC118054530 gene encoding S-protein homolog 21-like, whose protein sequence is MKALTNIFLVVSLAIGIIFMSVYQPEYFYGLDYDVRVINGFKNNSSLPLVIWCSSNNDDLGGRALQEGDDFSWSLKTNFWGTTHFLCTMKWDAMRRRFDAFKVPRDLQRCSLFRKCSWSVREDGFYFSNDEVNWKKDFSWL, encoded by the coding sequence ATGAAGGCTCTCACTAACATTTTTCTTGTAGTTAGCCTGGCCATAGGCATCATTTTCATGTCAGTATATCAACCGGAATATTTCTATGGACTAGATTACGATGTTCGTGTCATCAACGGGTTCAAGAACAACTCATCGCTGCCGCTGGTCATATGGTGCTCATCAAACAATGACGATCTCGGCGGACGTGCCCTCCAGGAAGGTGATGATTTCAGTTGGAGCCTGAAGACCAACTTCTGGGGCACTACTCATTTCCTGTGCACCATGAAGTGGGATGCAATGAGGAGGAGATTTGATGCCTTTAAGGTTCCGAGGGATCTTCAGCGTTGCAGCCTTTTCAGGAAGTGCTCCTGGTCGGTGAGAGAGGATGGGTTCTATTTCAGCAATGATGAAGTGAACTGGAAGAAAGACTTCTCATGGTTATGA
- the LOC118054529 gene encoding uncharacterized protein isoform X2, whose amino-acid sequence MLTIDVLNIFVVRCIFYYYFALTRSWTFWEDFTCLDISQCMLNKTILSVAAKYVDSDVSGCLVQFLAFGTKASGWCGKHLKMTAMSTEESQEEHSNLFFQLLLDLFSLSAASMVALKRHPVFVDNASAAVVERFILEQLNLIKDVVSEIKKINSFGSEALKAAQTVIDTVVKLCKGYFDAVNWDLCDARPEKDENNTDSERANIMNHVTNITKCTTEKLCELGILAANDGGSLVTILNVSWKGVITLLQQGKRVLREILSVQDIILTLISLVNEPLRCAARAWSSLLKETISLTEARRTFLPSKFYLTNAMKISSLYPCQAYLVYKEVTLCVIMIASFRILLSYEKHLNTASEVLSELLEKTSIDLLNSLLNSAEVKQELKFELLDWLFSDDFCSNSMHGDSSSSYHMTSMVEIFSVSCEAMSEARLLLLGRIALFHNLLRYSMDLEDDIKIKITGKLRWFLDMLVVEDVYSFVLDLQIPVPYGSGKTLELIWQPMFSALLHALKTFMIVVSSSFAWAEFEAFLLENLFHPHFLCWEIVMELWCFLVRYAEMDVVNGIIDKLCSLMKLLESPESVLIPGSPLRKVARIICLLAKSTPMADHVYSSVVGDGRSQLSSVLYAALLLEGFPLNSLSDNIRSTAKQKIITDYFGFIGSFDDKVLTTCSSGAFGIPVHALSASLQAQQVSISDVDVKTLKFLVAIIRNFRNPVEKIMKEHCHKLLSEMLGIVSNMKHLYKSDEMEGVLLELQNLFVSGPAASNTQLYQCKPYLALFMGGLGDMEMRESDNCAKSSAVWELYHMLFREQHWALVHLAIAAFGYFAARTTCNQLWRFVPQNASLSYDLMSGNEASEERFMSELKAFLDKEASLLTTTPSIEQFELLVKEGMMLKEMVQKISGIDAMECQSMEIDVDNVSNKRRRLPDGISKGLELLKNGLKVIGDSISQWQENHCESAELHDKFSSHLSRLEDVVAHLTGLAGTAGMNVNKRIKY is encoded by the exons ATGCTTACGATAGATGTGCTGAATATCTTCGTTGttagatgtattttttattattattttgccttAACAAGAAGCTGGACATTTTGGGAAGACTTTACTTGCTTGGATATATCTCAATGCATGTTAAACAAGACTATTTTGAGCGTGGCTGCGAAATATGTAGATTCAGATGTGTCTGGATGTTTAGTACAGTTTCTTGCTTTTGGGACGAAG GCAAGTGGGTGGTGTGGAAAACATCTGAAGATGACTGCTATGTCAACTGAAGAATCTCAAGAAGAACATTCAAATTTATTCTTTCAG CttcttttggatttatttaGTCTCTCTGCTGCCAGTATGGTTGCTTTGAAAAGACACCCTGTTTTTGTTGACAATGCATCAGCAGCTGTTGTTGAGAGATTCATTTTGGAACAGCTAAATTTGATAAAAGACGTAGTATCAGAGATTAAG AAGATCAACTCATTTGGCTCAGAAGCATTAAAGGCTGCACAGACTGTGATTGATACTGTAGTGAAACTATGCAAAGGATATTTTGATGCTGTGAATTGGGATCTTTGTGATGCAAGACCTGAGAAGGATGAAAACAATACAGATTCAGAGAGAGCCAATATAATGAATCATGTTACGAACATAACAAAATGCACAACAGAGAAATTGTGTGAACTGGGGATCCTTGCAGCAAATGATGGTGGAAGTCTAGTAACCATTCTCAATGTGTCATGGAAAGGTGTGATTACCTTGCTTCAGCAAGGCAAGAGGGTGTTAAGAGAGATCTTAAGCGTGCAGGATATTATTCTAACCCTAATTTCACTGGTGAATGAACCTCTCAGGTGTGCAGCCAGGGCTTGGTCTTCTTTATTGAAGGAAACCATTTCTTTAACTGAAGCCAGAAGGACATTTCTTCCATCTAAGTTTTACCTTACCAATGCAATGAAAATTTCTTCCCTCTATCCATGCCAAGCATATTTGGTGTACAAGGAGGTGACCCTCTGTGTCATAATGATCGCATCCTTTAGAATTTTACTGAGCTATGAAAAACATTTGAACACAGCTAGTGAAGTGTTGTCAGAACTTTTGGAGAAGACTTCAATAGATTTGCTGAATTCTTTACTCAATTCAGCTGAAGTGAAACAAGAGCTCAAGTTTGAACTTCTGGACTGGTTGTTCAGTGATGATTTCTGCTCAAATTCTATGCATGGAGATTCAAGTAGTTCTTATCACATGACTTCAATGGTTGAAATCTTTTCTGTGAGCTGTGAAGCTATGTCTGAAGCAAGATTATTGTTGCTTGGCAGGATTGCATTGTTTCATAATTTACTAAGATATTCTATGGATCTTGAAGATGACATAAAGATCAAGATCACTGGAAAACTCCGATGGTTTCTGGATATGTTAGTTGTTGAAGATGTATACTCCTTTGTTCTTGATTTGCAGATTCCTGTGCCATATGGTTCAGGGAAAACACTGGAATTGATTTGGCAACCTATGTTTTCAGCTCTTTTGCATGCACTAAAAACCTTCATGATTGTGGTGTCTTCAAGTTTTGCCTGGGCAGAATTTGAGGCTTTCCTGCTTGAAAATCTTTTCCATCCACATTTTCTTTGCTGGGAGATTGTAATGGAACTTTGGTGCTTCTTAGTGCGTTATGCTGAAATGGACGTGGTGAATGGCATCATTGATAAACTTTGCTCATTAATGAAGCTACTGGAATCTCCAGAATCAGTTCTTATTCCAGGTTCTCCTCTGAGGAAAGTGGCAAGGATAATCTGCTTGCTTGCTAAAAGTACACCTATGGCAGACCATGTTTACAGCTCTGTTGTTGGTGATGGAAGATCTCAATTGTCATCAGTTCTGTATGCAGCCTTGCTCTTGGAAGGGTTCCCTCTAAATTCACTATCAGATAACATCAGAAGTACTGCAAAACAGAAGATCATTACTGACTACTTTGGCTTCATAGGGAGTTTTGATGACAAAGTGTTGACTACTTGTAGTTCTGGTGCATTTGGGATTCCAGTTCATGCTCTATCTGCTTCCTTGCAGGCACA GCAGGTTAGCATATCTGATGTTGATGTGAAGACCCTGAAGTTTTTAGTTGCTATAATTCGTAACTTCAGAAACCCTGTCGAGAAAATAATGAAGGAACACTGTCATAAGCTTTTAAGTGAAATGTTGGGAATTGTTTCAAATATGAAGCATCTATACAAATCTGATGAGATGGAGGGAGTCCTATTGGAGCTTCAAAACCTGTTTGTCTCAGGGCCAGCAGCATCAAATACCCAATTGTATCAATGCAAACCATATCTTGCTCTTTTTATGGGAGGGCTTGGAGACATGGAGATGAGAGAGAGTGATAATTGTGCAAAAAGCTCTGCTGTGTGGGAGTTGTATCACATGCTATTCAGGGAGCAGCATTGGGCACTTGTCCATCTTGCAATTGCAGCATTTGGATATTTTGCTGCTCGTACTACTTGCAATCAGCTATGGAGATTTGTGCCACAAAATGCATCGCTTTCTTATGATCTGATGTCAGGGAATGAAGCAAGCGAGGAGAGGTTTATGTCTGAGTTGAAGGCATTTCTGGATAAGGAAGCATCTCTTCTTACCACTACACCTAGCATTGAGCAGTTTGAGTTGCTTGTGAAGGAAGGTATGATGCTGAAAGAAATGGTTCAGAAGATTTCAGGTATAGATGCTATGGAATGTCAAAGTATGGAGATTGATGTTGACAACGTATCAAACAAGAGAAGGAGACTCCCTGATGGAATCAGCAAGGGATTGGAATTACTCAAGAATGGTCTGAAGGTTATTGGTGATAGTATTTCTCAGTGGCAGGAAAATCACTGTGAATCCGCCGAACTTCATGACAAGTTTTCGAGCCACCTTTCTCGCCTTGAAGATGTCGTTGCTCACTTGACAGGCTTGGCTG GTACTGCAGGAATGAatgtaaataaaagaattaagtaCTGA
- the LOC118054529 gene encoding uncharacterized protein isoform X1: protein MLTIDVLNIFVVRCIFYYYFALTRSWTFWEDFTCLDISQCMLNKTILSVAAKYVDSDVSGCLVQFLAFGTKASGWCGKHLKMTAMSTEESQEEHSNLFFQLLLDLFSLSAASMVALKRHPVFVDNASAAVVERFILEQLNLIKDVVSEIKKINSFGSEALKAAQTVIDTVVKLCKGYFDAVNWDLCDARPEKDENNTDSERANIMNHVTNITKCTTEKLCELGILAANDGGSLVTILNVSWKGVITLLQQGKRVLREILSVQDIILTLISLVNEPLRCAARAWSSLLKETISLTEARRTFLPSKFYLTNAMKISSLYPCQAYLVYKEVTLCVIMIASFRILLSYEKHLNTASEVLSELLEKTSIDLLNSLLNSAEVKQELKFELLDWLFSDDFCSNSMHGDSSSSYHMTSMVEIFSVSCEAMSEARLLLLGRIALFHNLLRYSMDLEDDIKIKITGKLRWFLDMLVVEDVYSFVLDLQIPVPYGSGKTLELIWQPMFSALLHALKTFMIVVSSSFAWAEFEAFLLENLFHPHFLCWEIVMELWCFLVRYAEMDVVNGIIDKLCSLMKLLESPESVLIPGSPLRKVARIICLLAKSTPMADHVYSSVVGDGRSQLSSVLYAALLLEGFPLNSLSDNIRSTAKQKIITDYFGFIGSFDDKVLTTCSSGAFGIPVHALSASLQAQQVSISDVDVKTLKFLVAIIRNFRNPVEKIMKEHCHKLLSEMLGIVSNMKHLYKSDEMEGVLLELQNLFVSGPAASNTQLYQCKPYLALFMGGLGDMEMRESDNCAKSSAVWELYHMLFREQHWALVHLAIAAFGYFAARTTCNQLWRFVPQNASLSYDLMSGNEASEERFMSELKAFLDKEASLLTTTPSIEQFELLVKEGMMLKEMVQKISGIDAMECQSMEIDVDNVSNKRRRLPDGISKGLELLKNGLKVIGDSISQWQENHCESAELHDKFSSHLSRLEDVVAHLTGLAGNGTAGMNVNKRIKY, encoded by the exons ATGCTTACGATAGATGTGCTGAATATCTTCGTTGttagatgtattttttattattattttgccttAACAAGAAGCTGGACATTTTGGGAAGACTTTACTTGCTTGGATATATCTCAATGCATGTTAAACAAGACTATTTTGAGCGTGGCTGCGAAATATGTAGATTCAGATGTGTCTGGATGTTTAGTACAGTTTCTTGCTTTTGGGACGAAG GCAAGTGGGTGGTGTGGAAAACATCTGAAGATGACTGCTATGTCAACTGAAGAATCTCAAGAAGAACATTCAAATTTATTCTTTCAG CttcttttggatttatttaGTCTCTCTGCTGCCAGTATGGTTGCTTTGAAAAGACACCCTGTTTTTGTTGACAATGCATCAGCAGCTGTTGTTGAGAGATTCATTTTGGAACAGCTAAATTTGATAAAAGACGTAGTATCAGAGATTAAG AAGATCAACTCATTTGGCTCAGAAGCATTAAAGGCTGCACAGACTGTGATTGATACTGTAGTGAAACTATGCAAAGGATATTTTGATGCTGTGAATTGGGATCTTTGTGATGCAAGACCTGAGAAGGATGAAAACAATACAGATTCAGAGAGAGCCAATATAATGAATCATGTTACGAACATAACAAAATGCACAACAGAGAAATTGTGTGAACTGGGGATCCTTGCAGCAAATGATGGTGGAAGTCTAGTAACCATTCTCAATGTGTCATGGAAAGGTGTGATTACCTTGCTTCAGCAAGGCAAGAGGGTGTTAAGAGAGATCTTAAGCGTGCAGGATATTATTCTAACCCTAATTTCACTGGTGAATGAACCTCTCAGGTGTGCAGCCAGGGCTTGGTCTTCTTTATTGAAGGAAACCATTTCTTTAACTGAAGCCAGAAGGACATTTCTTCCATCTAAGTTTTACCTTACCAATGCAATGAAAATTTCTTCCCTCTATCCATGCCAAGCATATTTGGTGTACAAGGAGGTGACCCTCTGTGTCATAATGATCGCATCCTTTAGAATTTTACTGAGCTATGAAAAACATTTGAACACAGCTAGTGAAGTGTTGTCAGAACTTTTGGAGAAGACTTCAATAGATTTGCTGAATTCTTTACTCAATTCAGCTGAAGTGAAACAAGAGCTCAAGTTTGAACTTCTGGACTGGTTGTTCAGTGATGATTTCTGCTCAAATTCTATGCATGGAGATTCAAGTAGTTCTTATCACATGACTTCAATGGTTGAAATCTTTTCTGTGAGCTGTGAAGCTATGTCTGAAGCAAGATTATTGTTGCTTGGCAGGATTGCATTGTTTCATAATTTACTAAGATATTCTATGGATCTTGAAGATGACATAAAGATCAAGATCACTGGAAAACTCCGATGGTTTCTGGATATGTTAGTTGTTGAAGATGTATACTCCTTTGTTCTTGATTTGCAGATTCCTGTGCCATATGGTTCAGGGAAAACACTGGAATTGATTTGGCAACCTATGTTTTCAGCTCTTTTGCATGCACTAAAAACCTTCATGATTGTGGTGTCTTCAAGTTTTGCCTGGGCAGAATTTGAGGCTTTCCTGCTTGAAAATCTTTTCCATCCACATTTTCTTTGCTGGGAGATTGTAATGGAACTTTGGTGCTTCTTAGTGCGTTATGCTGAAATGGACGTGGTGAATGGCATCATTGATAAACTTTGCTCATTAATGAAGCTACTGGAATCTCCAGAATCAGTTCTTATTCCAGGTTCTCCTCTGAGGAAAGTGGCAAGGATAATCTGCTTGCTTGCTAAAAGTACACCTATGGCAGACCATGTTTACAGCTCTGTTGTTGGTGATGGAAGATCTCAATTGTCATCAGTTCTGTATGCAGCCTTGCTCTTGGAAGGGTTCCCTCTAAATTCACTATCAGATAACATCAGAAGTACTGCAAAACAGAAGATCATTACTGACTACTTTGGCTTCATAGGGAGTTTTGATGACAAAGTGTTGACTACTTGTAGTTCTGGTGCATTTGGGATTCCAGTTCATGCTCTATCTGCTTCCTTGCAGGCACA GCAGGTTAGCATATCTGATGTTGATGTGAAGACCCTGAAGTTTTTAGTTGCTATAATTCGTAACTTCAGAAACCCTGTCGAGAAAATAATGAAGGAACACTGTCATAAGCTTTTAAGTGAAATGTTGGGAATTGTTTCAAATATGAAGCATCTATACAAATCTGATGAGATGGAGGGAGTCCTATTGGAGCTTCAAAACCTGTTTGTCTCAGGGCCAGCAGCATCAAATACCCAATTGTATCAATGCAAACCATATCTTGCTCTTTTTATGGGAGGGCTTGGAGACATGGAGATGAGAGAGAGTGATAATTGTGCAAAAAGCTCTGCTGTGTGGGAGTTGTATCACATGCTATTCAGGGAGCAGCATTGGGCACTTGTCCATCTTGCAATTGCAGCATTTGGATATTTTGCTGCTCGTACTACTTGCAATCAGCTATGGAGATTTGTGCCACAAAATGCATCGCTTTCTTATGATCTGATGTCAGGGAATGAAGCAAGCGAGGAGAGGTTTATGTCTGAGTTGAAGGCATTTCTGGATAAGGAAGCATCTCTTCTTACCACTACACCTAGCATTGAGCAGTTTGAGTTGCTTGTGAAGGAAGGTATGATGCTGAAAGAAATGGTTCAGAAGATTTCAGGTATAGATGCTATGGAATGTCAAAGTATGGAGATTGATGTTGACAACGTATCAAACAAGAGAAGGAGACTCCCTGATGGAATCAGCAAGGGATTGGAATTACTCAAGAATGGTCTGAAGGTTATTGGTGATAGTATTTCTCAGTGGCAGGAAAATCACTGTGAATCCGCCGAACTTCATGACAAGTTTTCGAGCCACCTTTCTCGCCTTGAAGATGTCGTTGCTCACTTGACAGGCTTGGCTGGTAACG GTACTGCAGGAATGAatgtaaataaaagaattaagtaCTGA